Proteins encoded within one genomic window of Blastocatellia bacterium:
- a CDS encoding enoyl-CoA hydratase/isomerase family protein — MIECDFKQLVFDQRRKIAQITLNRPDVLNAMSLELYTELADAIELASACRDVQVIVITGTGRAFSTGGDLRQGDVINRLEPNLFAQASSRVFKSLLASEKTIIAKVNGIAQASGVLIVAACDLAIASDQATFRCPEALVGLWEPYGPKLLPLAIGVKRAKYLLLTCDKISAVEAERMGLINCVVPHAELDRVTDELIEKVLAGGPMARAQFKRMINEQIGDFDPTVVLDALCSDEGREGMAAFVEKRKPRWRE; from the coding sequence ATGATTGAATGTGACTTCAAACAACTCGTCTTTGATCAACGCAGAAAGATCGCGCAGATCACACTTAATCGCCCCGACGTGCTCAACGCGATGAGCCTTGAGTTGTACACAGAATTGGCTGATGCGATTGAGCTGGCCAGCGCGTGCCGGGATGTGCAGGTAATTGTCATCACGGGAACCGGTCGGGCATTCTCCACCGGCGGCGATTTGCGACAGGGCGATGTGATCAATCGCCTTGAGCCGAACCTGTTCGCTCAGGCGTCAAGCCGGGTGTTCAAGAGCTTGCTCGCTAGTGAGAAGACAATTATTGCCAAGGTGAATGGGATCGCACAGGCGAGCGGCGTGTTGATCGTCGCCGCGTGCGATCTAGCCATTGCGTCCGATCAAGCCACATTCAGATGTCCTGAAGCATTGGTCGGATTGTGGGAGCCGTATGGGCCGAAGCTATTGCCGTTAGCTATCGGCGTCAAACGAGCTAAATATCTATTGCTCACCTGCGACAAAATCAGTGCCGTCGAAGCCGAACGAATGGGGCTTATCAATTGTGTCGTTCCTCACGCTGAACTTGACCGGGTCACCGATGAGTTGATCGAGAAAGTGTTGGCCGGTGGACCGATGGCCCGCGCTCAGTTTAAGCGGATGATCAATGAGCAGATCGGGGACTTCGATCCTACTGTTGTGTTAGACGCGCTCTGTTCCGACGAAGGACGTGAAGGGATGGCTGCGTTTGTCGAAAAGAGAAAACCGAGGTGGCGGGAATAA
- a CDS encoding thiolase family protein, which translates to MRDVYVIGVGLHPFGRFGEKDVIEIGREAVINALDDSGLSWRKVEAAYCGTVFAGPMAGNKVLARVGLTGLPIMNLENACASGGSALRAAYQAIAGGFCDVALAFGVEKMPKGFIAGNPNDWFAVMGLAVNPQYFALKARWHMANFGTTEDQLVRVSEKNHRNGALNPYAMYQRVMSADEIANSPMVNDPLRLLMLCAPNEGGAAVLLATKAIARQCSTKLIRIAAVVLKSPLYGTAEVPHICVSARIEAPTVTMTAAQEAYELAGIGPEDISLVELQDTDSASEIIYSEELGLCARGEGGKLLDDGATEITGRIPINVSGGLLSKGEPLGASALAQVAEVVWHLRGQAGPRQVAGARVGLTHVYGALGNCAVSILQN; encoded by the coding sequence ATGCGAGACGTGTACGTGATCGGCGTGGGACTTCATCCATTCGGACGATTCGGCGAGAAGGATGTAATCGAGATCGGGCGCGAAGCCGTTATCAATGCTCTTGATGACTCAGGCCTCAGTTGGCGCAAGGTCGAGGCGGCGTACTGTGGCACCGTATTTGCTGGCCCGATGGCCGGCAACAAGGTGCTCGCTCGCGTTGGGTTAACGGGTTTGCCAATCATGAATTTGGAAAATGCCTGCGCCAGTGGCGGTTCGGCCTTGCGCGCTGCCTATCAAGCTATCGCAGGCGGTTTCTGTGACGTTGCGCTGGCCTTCGGAGTCGAGAAAATGCCAAAAGGATTCATTGCGGGAAATCCGAATGATTGGTTTGCCGTGATGGGGCTCGCCGTCAATCCACAATACTTTGCCCTTAAAGCCCGTTGGCACATGGCCAATTTTGGCACGACTGAGGATCAGTTAGTGCGAGTGTCGGAGAAAAATCATCGCAATGGCGCGTTGAATCCGTATGCGATGTATCAGAGGGTGATGAGCGCTGATGAAATTGCCAATTCGCCGATGGTTAACGATCCGCTTCGGTTGTTGATGCTTTGCGCTCCCAATGAAGGTGGTGCAGCGGTGCTGTTGGCAACGAAAGCCATCGCGCGACAGTGTTCAACAAAACTAATTCGCATAGCCGCCGTCGTGCTCAAGTCGCCACTCTACGGCACAGCGGAGGTTCCTCATATTTGCGTCAGCGCGCGGATTGAGGCGCCAACAGTCACCATGACGGCTGCGCAGGAAGCTTACGAGCTGGCCGGCATAGGGCCGGAAGATATAAGCCTCGTTGAACTGCAGGACACAGATTCGGCCTCGGAGATTATTTACTCTGAAGAGTTAGGTCTGTGTGCGCGCGGCGAAGGCGGAAAACTGCTAGATGACGGCGCCACGGAGATCACTGGTCGCATCCCGATCAATGTGAGCGGGGGGCTGTTATCGAAAGGCGAACCGCTTGGTGCCTCGGCGTTGGCTCAGGTTGCTGAAGTGGTCTGGCATCTGCGCGGTCAAGCAGGGCCACGCCAGGTCGCCGGTGCCCGTGTCGGTTTAACCCACGTTTATGGCGCATTAGGAAATTGTGCTGTGAGTATTTTGCAGAATTAA
- a CDS encoding SDR family oxidoreductase, whose amino-acid sequence MGVLESFKLDGKVCIVTGASRGLGRAMAIALAEAGADVVVTARSEAALQETARDIRALGQRTLAVSCDVHHMSSVLNVVDKTLAEFGQVDVLINNAGGGEMRPLIETDEAQWLRIIDLNINSTFRFCRAVGPHMIARRRGKVINMSSVYGLIGDKHVSSYCAAKAAIISFTRALALEWAEYNITVNALAPGYIYTERTSRVFNDPDLSLRFINRVPMGRIGRRDELGPLVVYLASDASDYMTGSVIVIDGGQTSQ is encoded by the coding sequence ATGGGAGTCCTTGAATCATTCAAGCTCGATGGGAAGGTTTGCATTGTGACAGGCGCCAGTCGTGGGCTCGGTCGAGCCATGGCCATCGCTTTGGCAGAAGCGGGAGCCGATGTTGTTGTCACGGCACGGAGCGAAGCCGCCCTCCAAGAGACAGCCCGTGACATCCGCGCACTTGGTCAGCGCACGCTGGCTGTTTCCTGTGACGTACATCATATGTCATCGGTTCTCAATGTCGTTGATAAAACTCTGGCTGAATTCGGCCAGGTTGATGTGTTGATTAACAATGCTGGCGGCGGCGAGATGCGACCCCTGATCGAAACTGATGAAGCACAGTGGCTGCGGATCATTGACCTGAATATCAATTCTACATTTCGATTTTGCAGAGCGGTCGGCCCGCATATGATCGCCCGTCGTCGCGGTAAGGTCATCAACATGTCGTCTGTGTATGGACTCATCGGCGACAAACATGTGAGCTCCTACTGCGCAGCCAAAGCGGCGATCATCAGTTTCACGCGGGCGCTGGCGCTGGAATGGGCAGAGTATAACATCACCGTCAATGCTCTGGCTCCGGGCTACATTTATACTGAGCGCACCAGCCGTGTCTTTAACGATCCCGATCTCAGTTTGAGGTTCATCAACCGGGTCCCAATGGGGCGTATCGGGAGGCGCGATGAGCTTGGCCCATTGGTCGTTTATCTGGCTTCCGATGCTTCGGATTACATGACCGGCAGTGTTATTGTCATCGATGGTGGCCAGACGTCACAATGA
- a CDS encoding iron-containing redox enzyme family protein has product MESKQKLVSEAQPVDQFLAELQEFIAGHHPKDCKMIQAIANGTASMEAIQKFCKEFYAYSAFSLRAFAALVSNTPDEISYQLMLQNFAGEAGLLNTPAHPVLFRDFALAAGVTEEELDHHTPLPSTLGAMFTLNHFMRGPFDEAVAGFGFAIEGPAAVWGKMLHDGFKTHYNFDEKAMTFWVIHLEEDDEGTGLEAQHGENARRLMQRFAGTAEQQARIRRAFVHSALVFEHFWTGMDQFVS; this is encoded by the coding sequence ATGGAATCGAAGCAGAAACTGGTCAGTGAGGCTCAACCAGTCGATCAATTTTTAGCGGAGCTTCAAGAGTTCATTGCCGGACATCATCCGAAAGATTGTAAGATGATTCAGGCCATTGCCAATGGGACGGCCTCTATGGAGGCGATCCAGAAATTTTGCAAAGAGTTCTATGCCTATTCAGCATTTTCGCTCAGGGCCTTTGCCGCCCTTGTGTCGAACACACCAGATGAAATTTCCTATCAGCTCATGTTACAGAATTTCGCTGGCGAGGCTGGATTACTGAACACGCCGGCGCATCCGGTCCTGTTTCGTGATTTTGCTTTGGCGGCCGGTGTGACAGAGGAGGAATTAGATCACCATACGCCGTTACCCTCGACGCTTGGTGCCATGTTCACACTCAATCATTTCATGCGTGGGCCGTTTGACGAGGCGGTGGCTGGATTTGGGTTTGCCATTGAGGGGCCGGCAGCAGTATGGGGCAAGATGCTTCACGATGGATTCAAAACCCATTACAACTTTGACGAAAAAGCGATGACCTTCTGGGTCATTCATCTGGAAGAAGATGATGAGGGAACAGGACTCGAAGCACAGCACGGCGAGAATGCGCGTCGGCTTATGCAGCGATTCGCTGGTACGGCGGAGCAGCAGGCTCGCATTCGCCGGGCCTTCGTTCATTCGGCTCTCGTGTTCGAGCATTTTTGGACCGGGATGGATCAGTTCGTGAGCTAA
- a CDS encoding acyl-CoA dehydrogenase, which yields MNLNYTPEEEQFRHHVRAWLNEHLPRDWQQLARAQSKRMDEWMAFLKRWQRQLYEAGLAGISWPKQYGGRGATMIEQLILIEEMARAQAPNMLNISIGIELVGPAIMHHGTEAQKQRYLPKILSAEEIWSQGFSEPAAGSDLASLQTRALVKDDSFVVNGQKVWMSWAEYSDYCILLVRTDPTAPKHKGISFLLVDMRSPGITIRPTKQITGEAEFSEVFFDDVVVPRENLVGGLNQGWNVAMTVLAHERGTSAIGYQVRLRTELDGLIRLTKQFERNGRPASQDPLLRQKLAQAYSEVEILKHNIYRAVTQIMRTGKPGPESSIIKLFWSEMDRRQKEIGMEMLGLYSQLVHESKGAIDDGWWPHAFLWSRAGTIYAGSSEIQRNIIAERVLGMPKG from the coding sequence ATGAATCTGAATTACACCCCTGAAGAAGAGCAATTTCGACATCACGTGCGTGCTTGGCTCAATGAGCATCTGCCGAGGGATTGGCAGCAACTTGCCCGTGCGCAGAGCAAGCGCATGGATGAGTGGATGGCCTTTCTCAAACGCTGGCAGCGTCAGCTTTATGAGGCTGGCTTGGCAGGTATCTCCTGGCCAAAACAGTATGGCGGCCGTGGCGCAACGATGATTGAGCAACTGATTCTTATTGAGGAAATGGCACGAGCGCAAGCTCCCAACATGCTCAACATCAGCATCGGCATCGAACTGGTTGGCCCGGCAATCATGCACCACGGCACAGAGGCGCAGAAGCAGCGTTACCTACCCAAGATTCTCAGCGCAGAAGAAATTTGGTCGCAGGGATTCTCCGAACCGGCTGCCGGTTCCGACCTAGCTTCTCTTCAGACGCGCGCACTGGTCAAGGATGATAGTTTTGTCGTCAACGGGCAAAAAGTCTGGATGAGTTGGGCTGAATATTCGGACTACTGCATTCTGCTAGTTCGCACTGATCCAACCGCGCCGAAACACAAAGGCATCAGTTTTCTACTCGTTGACATGCGCAGTCCCGGCATCACCATCAGACCGACCAAGCAAATCACCGGTGAAGCAGAATTCAGCGAGGTGTTTTTTGATGACGTTGTCGTGCCGCGAGAGAACCTCGTCGGTGGCTTGAATCAAGGATGGAACGTGGCGATGACAGTTCTAGCACATGAGCGTGGCACGTCAGCCATCGGCTATCAAGTTCGCCTTCGTACAGAACTTGATGGGTTGATTCGGCTGACCAAGCAATTCGAGCGCAACGGCCGTCCGGCTTCTCAAGACCCCTTGCTGCGCCAAAAACTGGCGCAGGCCTATAGCGAAGTGGAAATCCTCAAACACAACATCTATCGCGCAGTGACGCAGATTATGCGCACCGGAAAACCAGGGCCGGAGAGTTCAATCATTAAACTTTTTTGGAGCGAGATGGATCGTCGCCAGAAGGAAATCGGCATGGAAATGCTTGGTCTCTACTCTCAGCTGGTCCACGAATCAAAGGGAGCAATTGATGATGGATGGTGGCCGCACGCCTTTTTGTGGTCGCGTGCTGGAACGATTTATGCCGGAAGCTCCGAGATTCAACGCAATATTATCGCCGAGCGGGTGCTGGGAATGCCGAAGGGGTGA
- a CDS encoding AMP-binding protein yields MEFAHDTPDMLEKIQAQLAYNYTIPFYRRRMDAWGIRPDDIQSYDDFRRIPFMKREDQVASFDEDPPLGSMWNPDTVLITHTPAPGIGLVPEYHTRRDLDVASTVIANRLARAGVTRDDIVVINSSYHLVVSGHTGQGAFVALGAKVLPLGPGETERQVEIINRFGATVLFGFPSYCLKLAEAGAKGRIRVMIAGGEPFSSIEGRREQVKNAFGGNITAVDLYGLSGFNVVAMEDKRENGMRVLVEEVYAEVVDPETGQPVPYGERGELVLTHINRRAMPFVRFRTGDLTVLNHDGHELYMPNGVFGRTGEMYRVKGLKFYPSVIVLCLAGIAGVHPLKYRVYISRPSGTTDHVKIYVQGDPKTVDPELVKKKLAARLLFEPNEVHITEAWEDGPTVVDERGAIDR; encoded by the coding sequence ATGGAATTTGCACACGACACGCCAGACATGCTGGAAAAGATTCAGGCTCAGCTTGCCTACAACTATACGATTCCGTTTTATCGCAGGCGGATGGATGCATGGGGAATACGACCGGACGACATTCAAAGCTATGATGATTTCCGTCGTATTCCGTTCATGAAGCGGGAAGATCAGGTGGCCAGCTTCGATGAAGACCCACCTTTGGGCAGCATGTGGAATCCTGACACAGTGTTGATCACGCACACACCGGCGCCGGGCATCGGGCTGGTGCCTGAATACCATACACGAAGAGATCTTGATGTCGCTTCGACGGTCATTGCCAACAGGTTGGCGAGGGCCGGCGTGACTAGGGATGACATTGTGGTGATCAACTCCAGTTACCATCTTGTGGTTTCCGGTCACACCGGCCAAGGGGCATTCGTCGCGTTGGGAGCAAAAGTCCTGCCGCTTGGACCTGGTGAAACAGAGCGCCAGGTCGAGATCATCAACCGGTTCGGAGCAACGGTGCTGTTCGGTTTCCCCAGTTATTGCTTGAAGCTGGCTGAGGCCGGAGCCAAAGGTCGCATCCGTGTGATGATTGCTGGCGGCGAGCCGTTCAGCTCGATTGAAGGTCGCCGTGAGCAGGTTAAAAACGCCTTTGGTGGCAATATCACAGCAGTTGATTTGTATGGGTTAAGCGGGTTCAATGTTGTGGCGATGGAAGACAAGCGCGAGAACGGCATGCGCGTCCTGGTAGAGGAAGTGTACGCCGAGGTCGTTGATCCGGAGACAGGCCAGCCGGTTCCTTATGGCGAGCGTGGCGAATTGGTCTTAACCCATATCAATCGTCGAGCTATGCCGTTTGTGCGTTTCCGAACAGGTGACCTAACTGTGTTGAATCACGATGGTCATGAACTCTACATGCCTAATGGAGTTTTCGGTCGTACCGGGGAGATGTACCGGGTGAAAGGGTTGAAGTTTTATCCATCGGTCATCGTATTGTGTTTGGCAGGGATTGCCGGAGTTCATCCGCTCAAGTACCGCGTGTATATTTCTCGACCGAGCGGTACCACCGATCATGTAAAAATTTATGTCCAGGGTGATCCAAAGACGGTTGACCCTGAGCTGGTCAAGAAAAAGCTTGCTGCTCGGTTATTGTTTGAGCCGAATGAGGTTCATATCACCGAGGCATGGGAAGATGGCCCGACAGTTGTTGATGAACGCGGCGCGATTGATCGTTGA
- a CDS encoding OB-fold domain-containing protein gives MSEHRQIPIKAGLFELLDDGFHLIGSRCRQCGEVTFPVNAFCPQCCTETTDRIPLSRRGVLYSFTIQRFKPPPPYRGPDPFMPYGVGMIELPEGLRVTAILDEADPNKLRVGMLMELVITKLFDDEEGNEVLGYKFKPFVSD, from the coding sequence ATGTCCGAACATAGGCAAATTCCAATCAAAGCAGGCCTATTTGAGCTGTTGGACGATGGTTTTCATCTGATCGGCAGTCGTTGTCGGCAGTGCGGCGAAGTTACGTTTCCGGTTAACGCGTTTTGTCCACAATGCTGCACTGAGACAACAGACCGCATTCCATTGAGCCGCCGTGGGGTCTTGTATAGCTTCACCATACAGCGGTTCAAACCGCCGCCGCCGTATCGGGGGCCAGACCCATTCATGCCGTATGGAGTTGGAATGATCGAGCTGCCTGAAGGGCTGCGAGTGACAGCGATACTTGATGAAGCAGACCCAAACAAGCTGCGCGTTGGTATGCTCATGGAACTGGTCATTACCAAGCTATTTGATGACGAAGAGGGCAACGAGGTGCTTGGTTACAAGTTCAAACCGTTTGTCAGTGATTGA